GCCCTCGGCGCGCTCGGGCACACCCGGCTGCTCACCGAGGGCGGACCCCGGCTGCTGGGCCAGATGGTGGCCGCCGACGTCCTCGACGAACTGTGCGTGACGCTGGCGCCGCTGCTGACCGCGGGGGACGCGCCGCGCGTCACCGGCGGTCCGCCGGTCGCCGACCCTCGACGGTTCGCACTGGTGTCCTTGTTGGAGGAGGACGGGTTCCTGTTCGGCCGCTACCGGCGGTCCTGAAAATCGTCCAGTGGTCCCGCGGGTCCCGAAATCGGCGGAATCTATCGTTCCGCTTTGCTTCCCGAAGGCCCACCCATGGGCACACTAAATCTCGCAGTCCCCGTGAGATCACGGGGCAGGATGGTTTCTGCAGAAGGGGCGCCCGGTGTTCACGAGCGTATTGATGATCGAGAAGGCGCTGACGGCCGCCGACGTGGAGTTCGTCACCACCTTGCACGGGGACGAGGACGTCCGCTTCCTCGTGCTCCTCCAGCCCCGCGGCGACCAGGCGGACCGCCTGCTGCGGGCGATCGACGACGTCGCCCTCGGCGAGCTGGACGAGGCCGCGCGCGAGGGCGAGACGCCGGAGGGCGACGACGCCAAGGGGTTCGGCCGACGCGCCCTCGAGGTGTCGTTGCTCGCGCTGCGCGGCGCGGGCAGCGAGGCGGACGGGCGGCTGGTCGAGAACCACCCGCTGGACGCGCTGAAGTCGCTGGTCGACGAGGTCGGGGCGGACGAGGTGATCGTGCTCACCGATCCGCACTACGTCGAGGAGTTCTTCCACCGTGACTGGGCCTCGCGGGCCCGCCACAAGGTGGGCGTGCCGGTGCTCAAGCTGTTCTCGCACAGCGAGTGAGCGAGTGAGCGGGTAAGCGATTGAGCGGGTGCGCGGGTAAGCGAGTGACGGGGTGAGCGAGTAACAGCCGACGGGAGAGGAAGGGGAGCCGCGGGGCCGGCTCCCCTTCCCGGCCCGCACCCCCGTCGCGGCGGTGTGCCGCCGCGTGCCCCCGCATCCCGCGAGAGTCCCTGAGCCGGGTCCGTCGGCGCACCCCATAGGCTTGGGGCCGCTCATCCTCGTTCCGGACTCTTGGGAGACAACGCATGGCACCCGGCCTTCCCACCGCCATGGACCGACCGCACTTCATCGGCATCGGCGGCGCCGGGATGTCGGGGATCGCGAAGATCCTCGCGCAGCGCGGCGCGAAGGTGGCGGGCAGCGACGCGAAGGAGTCGCCCACCGCCGAGGCGCTGCGCACGCTGGGCGTCACCGTGCACATCGGGCACGCGGCCGGGCACCTCGCCGACGACGCCAGCTGTGTCGTCGTCTCCTCGGCGATCCGCGCCGACAACCCGGAGCTGGCCCGCGCCGCCGAGCTGGGCGTGCCCGTGGTGCACCGCTCCGACGCGCTGGCCGCGCTGATGGACGGCACGCGGCCGATCGCGGTGGCCGGCACCCACGGCAAGACCACCACGACGTCGATGCTGGCCGTCTCGCTCGGCGCGCTCGGCCTCGACCCGTCCTACGCCATCGGCGGCGACCTGGACGCGCCCGGCTCGAACGCCCTGCACGGCCAGGGCGAGATCTTCGTGGCTGAGGCGGATGAATCGGACCGCAGCTTCCACAAGTACGCGCCCGCCGTCGCGATCGTCCTCAACGTCGAACTCGACCACCACGCCAACTACGCGTCGATGGACGAGATCTACGCCTCCTTCGAGACCTTCGCCGGGCGGATCGTGCCCGGCGGCACCCTGGTGATCTCCGCCGACCACGAGGGCGCGCGCGAGCTGACCCGGCGCCTCGCGGGCACCGTGCGGACGGTCACCTACGGCTCCGCCGACGACGCCGACGTACGGGTCCTCGACGTCGTCCCGCAGGGGCTCACCAGCCGGGTCACCGTGCTGCTCGACGGCGAGGAGCACACCTTCGCCGTCTCCGTGCCCGGCCGGCACTACGCGCACAACGCGGTCGCCGCCCTCGCCGCGGGTGTCGCGCTCGGCATCCCCGCCGCCGAGCTGGCCCCGGCGCTCGTCGCCTACACCGGCGTCAAGCGCCGGCTCCAGCTCAAGGGCGAGGCGGCCGGCGTCCAGGTGATCGACTCCTACGCGCACCACCCCACCGAGATGACCGCCGACCTCGACGCCATGCGCGGCGCCGCGGGCGACGCCCGCATCCTCGTCGTCTTCCAGCCGCACCTGTTCTCCCGCACCCAGGAGCTGGGCAAGGAGATGGGCCAGGCGCTGACCCTCGCGGACGCCTCCGTCGTCCTCGACATCTACCCGGCCCGCGAGGACCCGATCCCCGGCGTCACCAGCGAGCTGATCATCGAGGCGGCCCGTGCCGCGGGCGCCGAGGTGACCGCCGTCCACGACGCGGCGGACGTGCCGGAGGCGGTCGCGGGAATGGCGAGGGCCGGTGATCTCGTTCTCACCATGGGCGCGGGAGATGTCACCGACCTCGGTCCGCGCATCCTGGACCGACTCTCCAAGTAAGGGGCTGAGCTGTCATGGCGTACGACGTCGAGAAGCCGGATGAGCAGTGGCGCGCGGAGCTGTCCCCGGCCGAGTACGCGGTGCTGCGCGAGTCCGCGACCGAGCCGGCGTTCACCGGTCAGTACACCGCCACCAAGACCGAGGGCGTGTACTCCTGCCGGGCGTGCGGCGCGGATCTGTTCACCTCCACCACCAAGTTCGAGTCGCACTGCGGCTGGCCGTCGTTCTACGACCCGAAGAACACCGACGCGGTGGAGCTGATCCAGGACCGCTCGCACGGGATGGTGCGCACCGAGGTGCGGTGCGCCCGCTGCGGGTCGCATCTCGGTCATGTGTTCGAGGGTGAGGGGTATGCGACCCCCACCGACCAGCGGTACTGCATCAACAGCGTCTCGTTGCGGCTGACGCCCGACGAGAGCTGAGCGCGGCGCTGGGCTTTCGCGGGTGGGGTGGGGTGTTGTGGGGCTGGGTGTCGGCTGCGGGTGCGTTGTGGCTGGTCGCGCAGTTCCTCGCGCCCCTGGTGGGTGCTCGTGGCGGTGCTGAGAAGGGCCGTCGGTTTCCTGGGCCAAAAGAATGCGCAGTTCCCCGCGCCCCTGGGGGTGGGGGCTCGTGGCGGTGCTGGAAGGGGCCGTCGGTTTCCTGGGGCAAAAGAATGCGCAGTTCCCCGCGCCCCTGGAGGGGCGCTGTTCCCCCCCCCGCGTTTCTCCGGGGCCGTTTCACAGGACCTTGCGTTGTACCAGGGTTGACAGGGCCAGGGCGCCCGGGAGCAGGGGGAGCCAGACCGTGAGGACCCGGTAGCCGATCACCGCTGTCGCGGCCACGTCGAGCGGGGCGCCCATCGCGGCGAGCGCGAAGACTGTGGCCGCGTCGATGGGACCGATCCCGCCCGGCGCGGGCACCGCCCCCACGGCCGTGCTCGCCGCCAGGAACGCGAACGCGACCTGCGCCCAGGTCAGGGTGAGCCCGAGCGCCGCCCCCACCGAGAAGATCACGCTGGCCTGGAGCAGCGGCGCGGCGGCGGCCCCGCCCCACAGCGCCACGATCCGCGACGGCCTGGTGTGCAGCACCCGTACGTCGGTGAGGGCGCTGCGCAGCGCGTCGAGCAGCGGCCTCCGCAGCGGACGCACCGCCGTGACGAGCACCGCGGCGACCGTCACCGCGCCCGCCACACCTCCCGCGGCCAGGGCCAGTGTCCGCCCGTCGGGCGCCAGCGTGCCCACCCGCAGCAGATCGGGCGAGGTCAGCAGGAACACCAGCAGCACCAGCGTCTTGGCGATCGGTCTGACCAGCGAGTACAGGGCGAGGGACGCGGTGGCGCGGGCCAGCGGGATGCCCCGGCCCAGCAGGAAACGCAGCGTGACGGCGTGCGCGCCGAGGCTCGCGGGCAGCACATGGTTGGCGGCGCCCGCGGCGAACTGCGAGGCGATCAGCAGCCCGGTCGGCAGCCGCTCCGGCAACGCGCCCTGCCGTACGCACGACGACGAGAGCCAGCCGAGACAGGTGAAGAAGAACGCGGCCAGCAGCCACCAGGGATCGGCGGAGGCCAGCCGCACACAGCCGTCGTAGACGGTCCGCCAGTCGAACACCACCCACACCACGATCAGCAGCACCGGCAGCAGGACCAGCAGCCGGCGCAGCAGGCGCGCGCTGCCCGGCGCGGCCGGTCCAGGGGTGGAGCCCGGCGGGCGCAGGAAGCGGAACGGCAGCGAGGGCAGCGCGCCGACGCCGTTCGCGGGGGCCGGGTCAGGGGCCGCGGCGGGCGCGGTGGCGGCGGCCCCGGTGGGGCGCGGGCCGGGGGTCTCGTCGAGCGGCAGCGGGGTCACGGCGCACGTCGTCCTTCCACGTCACGCGCGGGCCGCCGGACGGCGGCTCGGGCGGGCGGACACGGGGCGAGGCAGGACAGGGGGACGGCGGAACCGTCCCCGTTCGGTGTGACACCGCGGTGTCCGCGAGCCGAAGCCGCGCGGGCCGCCACACGTCGTTCTGAGTCGTTCCCCTCTGTTGTTTCCCGCGTCACTCCTCCTGTCATGCCTCTGGTGGGTACGCGGCTGGGCCGGACGGGGTTCAGACCCGCACCGGTGGTGACGCCCAGGACACCCGTCTCACCGGTCCGCGCGGACCGGCCCGCGCGGCGGCAGCGTCACCGTGAACGTCGTCGCTCCCGGCCCGCCGCTCAGCTCGATCGTGCCACCGTGCGCCCCGACCAGCGCGCTCGCCACCGACAGGCCGAGCCCGCTGCCGCCCCGGTCGCGGGTGCGGGCCTTGTCGACCCGGTAGAAGCGGTCGAAGACCCGCTCCCGGTCGGCGGCCGGGATGCCGGGGCCCGCGTCGGTGACCAGGACCCGCGCGCCCGCGCCCGACGCCTCCACCTCGACCGTGACCGGGGTGCCGTGCGGGGTGTGTACGGCCGCGTTGGTGAGGAGGTTGTCCACGACCTGCCGGATCCGGTGCGGATCGAGACGCAGCGGCAGGCTCGCGGGGCCGGTGGTCACCGTCAGCGGATGGCCTGGGCGGCTCGCCCTGAACGCGTCCGCCGCCTCCTCCACCAGCGCCACCAGATCCGTCTCCACCGGCCGCAGCGGGGTCTCGACCTCCGCCGCGTCCAGCCGGGCGAGCAGCAGCAGGTCGTCGAGGAGGACCCCCATCCTGGCCGCCTCGTGGCGCAGCCTCGCCAGGTGCTTGTCCCGCTCCTCGGGCGCGTTGGCGGCCGCGTACTGGAACAGGTCCGCGTAGCCGCGCACCGACATCAGCGGGGTCCGCAGCTCGTGCGAGGCGTCCGCGACGAACCGGCGCAGCCGCTGCTCGGCCCGCGCCCGCACCGCGAGCGAGGCGTCGATGTGCTCCAGCATCGTGTTGAACGCGGTCCGCAACTCGTCGACCTCCTGCCCGCCGTCGCGCCCGTCGGCGCGCAGCGGCAGCCGCGCCGCCGACTCGGTCAGATCGTGCGAACTGATGCCGTGCGCGGTGTGCGCCATGTCGCTCAGCGGCTTCAGACCCCGCCGCAGCATCCGCCGCCCGAACACCACGAGCGCCAGCAGCGCGAGACCGAACGCGACGAGCTGGACGGTGATCAGCTGCCGCATCGTCGCGTCGATGTCCGCCATCGGCGCCCCGCTGACCAGCACCACCCCCGGCTCCACCGCGCAGGCCCGCAGCCGGTACTCGCCCTCACCCGCGAGGTCGCGGGTGCGCAGCACCTCGGTGCCCGCCGTGAGCTGCGCCCGCGCCACCGACGTCAGGTCGTCGAGGTCGGCCGGCAGGTCGCTGTCCTCCTCGGGCCTGCGCGGCACCGGGGTGCCGTCCCGCACGTCGTACACCGCGTAGTACCAGCGGTAGTACTTCTTGCCCTGGAGTGTCCCGTTCTCGGCGATGCTCTTGGACTGCGCGACCTGCGCGAGCCCGAGCTGGTCGTCGAGCTGGTGCGAGAGGTAGGTGCGCATGTAGGTGGTGAGGGCGGTGCCGACCACCCCGAACACCAGCAGCGCCAGCGCGCCGAGGCCGAGCGCCAGCCGGGTGCCCAGCCGCAGCCGCCGGTAACGCCCGAGCGGCCACCTCACTCCGGGACCCGCCGCACCACGTACCCGAAGCCGCGCACGGTGTGGATCAGCGGCTCGCCCGTGTCGTCGAGCTTGCGGCGCAGCCTGCTGACCACCAGCTCCACCACGTTCGAACGCCCGCCGAAGCCGTACTCCCAGACATGGTCGAGGATCTGCGCCTTGGTCAGCACCGTCGGCGACTTGCGCATCAGGTAGCGCAGCACCTCGTACTCGGTCGGCGTCAGCGTCAGCGCCCGCTCGCCGCGCCGCACCTCCCGGGTGTCCTCGTCCATCGTCAGATCCGCCACCCGCAGCACCGACCGCTCGAAGCCGGGCCCGGCGCTGCGCCGCAGCACCGTCCGCAGCCGCGCCATCAGCTCCTCCACCGCGAACGGTTTGACCAGGTAGTCGTCACCGCCCCGGGTGAGGCCGGCCACCCGGTCGGCGACCGCGTCCCGCGCGGTCAGGAACACCACGGGCACCATCGTGCCCGAGCGCCGCAGCCGGTCGAGGACACCGAAGCCGTCCAGGTCGGGCAGCATCAGGTCGAGCACCACGATGTCAGGGCCGAACTCACCGGCCAGCCGCAGCGCCTCCTCGCCCGAGTGCGCGGTGACCGCCTCCCAGCCCTCGTAACGGGCGACCGTCGCGACGAGATCGGCGATCGGCGGGTCGTCGTCCACGACGAGCAGGCGTACTTTTTCCACCCGCTCATACTGCGCCACCCGGGCGACGGCGCCGGCGGCGGTGGCCGCGAGCGACCAGATCGATAGGTGTTTGAAAGTCGCCCGACAGCAGAACGACAGCTCGGGACAGGGAAGCTCGGAGACCCAGGACCCGATCGAGGAGCTGCCGTCCGTGACGACCGTCCAATCGCCCCCTGCGCCCCCCACGGCGATACGCCCCAGGGCGGTGGCCCGCACGGGTCTGTACGCCGTGCTGGCCGCGAACGCGGCCGTGGTGACCTACTTCTTCACCGAGGCGGGGTTCGCCGCCAACGCGCTCATCGTGCTCGGCCGCCTGGCCGGCCTGTACGGCGCCCTCTTCATGGCCTTCCAACTGCTGCTGGTGGCCAGACTGCCCTGGCTCGACCGCCGGATCGGCATGGACCGGCTGACCTCCTGGCACCGCTGGACCGGCTTCGGCATCCTGTGGACGCTCCTCGCGCACGCCGTCTTCATCACCTTCGGCTACGCCCAGTCCTCGTCGCTCGGCCCGATCGACCAGATCGTCGACCTCGCCGAGACCACCGAGGGCGTGCTGCGCGCCGTCGTCGCGTTCGGCGTCGTCCTCGTGGTCGGCGCGGTCTCG
The sequence above is a segment of the Streptomyces griseoviridis genome. Coding sequences within it:
- a CDS encoding indole-3-glycerol phosphate synthase, with the protein product MFTSVLMIEKALTAADVEFVTTLHGDEDVRFLVLLQPRGDQADRLLRAIDDVALGELDEAAREGETPEGDDAKGFGRRALEVSLLALRGAGSEADGRLVENHPLDALKSLVDEVGADEVIVLTDPHYVEEFFHRDWASRARHKVGVPVLKLFSHSE
- a CDS encoding response regulator transcription factor; translated protein: MEKVRLLVVDDDPPIADLVATVARYEGWEAVTAHSGEEALRLAGEFGPDIVVLDLMLPDLDGFGVLDRLRRSGTMVPVVFLTARDAVADRVAGLTRGGDDYLVKPFAVEELMARLRTVLRRSAGPGFERSVLRVADLTMDEDTREVRRGERALTLTPTEYEVLRYLMRKSPTVLTKAQILDHVWEYGFGGRSNVVELVVSRLRRKLDDTGEPLIHTVRGFGYVVRRVPE
- the msrB gene encoding peptide-methionine (R)-S-oxide reductase MsrB, producing MAYDVEKPDEQWRAELSPAEYAVLRESATEPAFTGQYTATKTEGVYSCRACGADLFTSTTKFESHCGWPSFYDPKNTDAVELIQDRSHGMVRTEVRCARCGSHLGHVFEGEGYATPTDQRYCINSVSLRLTPDES
- a CDS encoding lysylphosphatidylglycerol synthase transmembrane domain-containing protein, with product MTPLPLDETPGPRPTGAAATAPAAAPDPAPANGVGALPSLPFRFLRPPGSTPGPAAPGSARLLRRLLVLLPVLLIVVWVVFDWRTVYDGCVRLASADPWWLLAAFFFTCLGWLSSSCVRQGALPERLPTGLLIASQFAAGAANHVLPASLGAHAVTLRFLLGRGIPLARATASLALYSLVRPIAKTLVLLVFLLTSPDLLRVGTLAPDGRTLALAAGGVAGAVTVAAVLVTAVRPLRRPLLDALRSALTDVRVLHTRPSRIVALWGGAAAAPLLQASVIFSVGAALGLTLTWAQVAFAFLAASTAVGAVPAPGGIGPIDAATVFALAAMGAPLDVAATAVIGYRVLTVWLPLLPGALALSTLVQRKVL
- a CDS encoding sensor histidine kinase, with amino-acid sequence MRWPLGRYRRLRLGTRLALGLGALALLVFGVVGTALTTYMRTYLSHQLDDQLGLAQVAQSKSIAENGTLQGKKYYRWYYAVYDVRDGTPVPRRPEEDSDLPADLDDLTSVARAQLTAGTEVLRTRDLAGEGEYRLRACAVEPGVVLVSGAPMADIDATMRQLITVQLVAFGLALLALVVFGRRMLRRGLKPLSDMAHTAHGISSHDLTESAARLPLRADGRDGGQEVDELRTAFNTMLEHIDASLAVRARAEQRLRRFVADASHELRTPLMSVRGYADLFQYAAANAPEERDKHLARLRHEAARMGVLLDDLLLLARLDAAEVETPLRPVETDLVALVEEAADAFRASRPGHPLTVTTGPASLPLRLDPHRIRQVVDNLLTNAAVHTPHGTPVTVEVEASGAGARVLVTDAGPGIPAADRERVFDRFYRVDKARTRDRGGSGLGLSVASALVGAHGGTIELSGGPGATTFTVTLPPRGPVRADR
- the murC gene encoding UDP-N-acetylmuramate--L-alanine ligase → MAPGLPTAMDRPHFIGIGGAGMSGIAKILAQRGAKVAGSDAKESPTAEALRTLGVTVHIGHAAGHLADDASCVVVSSAIRADNPELARAAELGVPVVHRSDALAALMDGTRPIAVAGTHGKTTTTSMLAVSLGALGLDPSYAIGGDLDAPGSNALHGQGEIFVAEADESDRSFHKYAPAVAIVLNVELDHHANYASMDEIYASFETFAGRIVPGGTLVISADHEGARELTRRLAGTVRTVTYGSADDADVRVLDVVPQGLTSRVTVLLDGEEHTFAVSVPGRHYAHNAVAALAAGVALGIPAAELAPALVAYTGVKRRLQLKGEAAGVQVIDSYAHHPTEMTADLDAMRGAAGDARILVVFQPHLFSRTQELGKEMGQALTLADASVVLDIYPAREDPIPGVTSELIIEAARAAGAEVTAVHDAADVPEAVAGMARAGDLVLTMGAGDVTDLGPRILDRLSK